The DNA segment CGAATCACCTTGACCACTACCTGCTCCCCGGTAGGCAGAGTGGCATGGTAGACCTGGGCGACCGAAGCTGCTGCAAAACAATCTCTATCAAACTCACTGAAAAGTTCATCAATGGGCCGTTTGAGCTCTTTTTCAATGGTAGCCTTGAATTCATCGAAAGGTGCTGGCGGCACTCGGTCTTGCAGTCTGCGGAGCTCCTCGATGTATTCAGGAGGTAGAACATCAGCCCGAGTACTCAGTAATTGTCCTAGCTTGATGAAGCTCGGGCCCAGATCTTCCAGCACCAAGCGAAATCGGCGGGGTGAAAGGATGGCAGCCGGAATACCCTTGGCTGCTTCGCCCTTCCTGTCTTTCTTGCTGAGCAACCGTCCGGCAACATCACCCAGACCGTGTTTGACCAATACTTTCACGACCTTTCCCAGTCTTTTCATACCCCGCAGACTGGATGAACGCCTGAAAAATTGCATTGTTACCTACCTTGTAAAACGCTTTCCGTGTCCTTCCACAAGAATCGAGCAGCAAATAGCCTCGAGCTAGAACGTCTACAACAACAGAGCAAATTATGAGCAATAGGTTGATGGCAAAATGAAAGTGCACCCCTTTCACCGCCCGATTGCTGGCGGCTAACCTTAAGGCTGAGCCAGCGGCCAGTACTACAATGGCGCCATGGCGCAATTGCTTGCCGAAATAGATGACAACACAGGACAACGCAGGCTAAAGCCTAGCCTGCGGCTACCAACTCGTTGCCGTGCCTCCAGTTCCCTCTCCCACCTGGTTGACGATACTGGTTATCAGGTGCACTTTCATTTTGCCATCAACCCCTATTGGATAGCAGCAGCTAGTTTCCGGAAAAGAAAACAGCCCTGTCCCTTCCCCTTGTCAGTCGAGACCAGCCCTTTTCATAAGGGAATCGACAAGATGACTCTTCATGAAAGCAAGCACCAGCCAACCACCGCAGCTATCCATGCCTGTGGATTGTTACACAAAAGAGCATGTCTTATCTACTGGAAATTTTCTCAGGATGTTGCTCGAGTGCCCCTTCTCGGCGTGATTGTGAAATATACTCCTCGGGATGCCTCGAGAGTGAGTTTCCGGCAGGACGTTCCATGAAATGGCGCGCCTGGGAGGATTCGAACCCCCGACCGACGGATTAGAAGTCCGTTGCTCTATCCTACTGAGCTACAGGCGCGCTGGCGAATTTGGCAAGTATCTCTATCAGCAGTGATTGCACCTGTCAAGCCTCAGGACTTGGATTCGCAAATACAGTGACGTATTTCGATGACTTGCCTCGAAGCAATTCCTCACTCAGCATCAAGTCCTGAATAGATGAGTTCCTCATTGAACTTTCTGAATCGATGGACTCAGCCGGACATATCGAGCTAGCACGGGCAACAATAGTCTGTTGATTGTTGCAGTGGGTTGGTCGTACTAAAGAGATTCATTGAGCCAATTCTGCCTGCTGAATAAAACAGTTCGTGGTTCTGGCAGGCAGGATGAATTGAGACAAAATTAGGTTTGTGCTCGTCATGAGCGGTTATACATGGGCGGGCCTCGACAGCTAGAGCGCCGAAGGCCTTTTGTCTTCTACGCTCCTAGCGTC comes from the Deltaproteobacteria bacterium genome and includes:
- a CDS encoding AarF/ABC1/UbiB kinase family protein, whose amino-acid sequence is MKVLVKHGLGDVAGRLLSKKDRKGEAAKGIPAAILSPRRFRLVLEDLGPSFIKLGQLLSTRADVLPPEYIEELRRLQDRVPPAPFDEFKATIEKELKRPIDELFSEFDRDCFAAASVAQVYHATLPTGEQVVVKVIR